The following proteins come from a genomic window of Paracoccus sp. MBLB3053:
- a CDS encoding AAA family ATPase, with protein sequence MKIRAIELTNVRRFAGRKARIDQISDGITVLSEPNEFGKSTFFDALHALFFERHRGTKQAVKSLQPHSAGAPEVAIEIDLPQGWFRIEKRWLSRATARVLDAHGRILAQDDEAEAWIDQLLGNGLAGPTGLLWVRQGLLGLEPEGTTASDKNERERGLKTRRDLLSSVAGEIDTMTGGRRLDKVLSRVGHELGRLATSTQKPKAGGEWARAAEELASLRSRETELAAKAANLSESLARRSEINRQLRELNDQDAERARKDALTKAQDTQAQAIAHADRLSEAQKNLRLAHLTMTGTADEITRLEKLSLRLSAAEDDTRQATAKAAESAARAKDLAAADRAAAEQFELARNHAVSLRNRLAAAQRGQLAQSARLRCQQLEVTLGRAEELRREIEANRAFLALCKVTPERVQGVEAARELRDRLQAQIEAQSVHVSLRYEGASRVHDESGAAIEGVVQVTAARSFRLPGIGTMVIDPGRNSAETLAVKLADAETKLAAKLDDCGCSTIAEARQKLAEVERIERANQTCGAMLDQIAPEGLDQLRQEIAITEARATLSGTELEAPEEIEAVLEAATQVEDETRNLATEAHLRAIRAGEERAAGQSAQQAAARTLEDFQAEAGDVSELGNRLNALRAALVSQIAHHREAEAIAARLRDCAPDQETIGAALARARSVVEQANASRDRLRNEQATLNGSIGALADQGIEEELNEIRGRLEASIVREQRYATEVHALARLRTALEDARRSARDSYFAPVMRELTPLLALIHPDAELRIDDQSLLPAALTRMGQIETLDILSGGTREQIAILTRLAFARLLSRSGQPVPVILDDALVHSDDERIEAMFTALHRAARDQQVLVLTCRQRAFAALGGERAHAEITAI encoded by the coding sequence ATGAAGATCCGCGCGATCGAACTGACCAATGTGCGCCGCTTTGCAGGCCGTAAGGCACGGATCGACCAGATAAGCGATGGAATAACCGTGCTGTCCGAGCCGAATGAGTTCGGCAAATCCACTTTTTTTGACGCGCTTCATGCGTTGTTCTTCGAGCGCCATCGCGGCACGAAACAAGCTGTCAAGTCGCTTCAGCCCCATTCGGCAGGCGCGCCGGAAGTGGCGATCGAGATCGACCTGCCGCAAGGTTGGTTCAGGATCGAGAAGCGGTGGCTTTCCCGCGCCACCGCGCGGGTGCTTGATGCACACGGCAGGATCCTCGCTCAGGACGACGAGGCCGAGGCATGGATAGATCAGCTTCTCGGCAATGGGCTGGCAGGGCCTACGGGTCTGCTTTGGGTGCGACAGGGGTTGCTCGGGCTCGAGCCGGAAGGGACCACGGCCAGCGACAAGAACGAACGCGAGCGTGGGCTGAAGACACGGCGCGACTTGCTATCCTCGGTTGCGGGCGAAATCGACACGATGACGGGCGGTCGTCGGCTGGACAAGGTCTTGTCGCGCGTTGGCCATGAACTCGGACGTCTGGCGACCAGCACCCAGAAACCGAAGGCTGGAGGAGAATGGGCAAGGGCGGCAGAGGAGTTGGCAAGCCTCCGGTCCCGCGAGACCGAATTGGCCGCAAAGGCCGCCAACCTTTCAGAAAGCCTGGCCCGGCGTTCGGAAATAAATCGGCAGTTGCGAGAACTGAACGATCAGGATGCCGAACGTGCACGCAAAGACGCTCTGACGAAAGCTCAGGATACTCAGGCACAAGCAATCGCTCATGCGGATCGGCTTTCCGAGGCACAGAAGAACCTGAGGCTTGCCCATCTGACGATGACAGGAACCGCAGACGAAATCACAAGGCTGGAGAAACTGTCACTGCGCCTTTCCGCAGCCGAAGACGATACCAGGCAAGCGACCGCGAAAGCCGCCGAGAGCGCCGCAAGAGCCAAAGACCTCGCCGCAGCGGACCGAGCCGCAGCGGAGCAGTTCGAGCTTGCGCGAAATCATGCGGTGAGCCTTCGAAACAGGTTGGCGGCAGCGCAGCGTGGACAGCTTGCTCAGTCCGCGCGCCTTCGCTGCCAGCAACTGGAGGTAACCCTGGGCCGAGCGGAGGAACTGAGGCGCGAGATCGAGGCGAACCGCGCCTTTCTTGCTCTCTGCAAGGTGACACCAGAAAGAGTGCAGGGGGTCGAAGCCGCGCGCGAGTTGCGAGATCGGCTACAGGCCCAGATCGAAGCGCAAAGCGTTCATGTCAGTCTTCGCTATGAAGGCGCGTCGCGGGTCCATGACGAAAGCGGCGCGGCCATCGAAGGGGTGGTTCAGGTCACTGCAGCACGAAGCTTCCGCTTGCCGGGGATTGGCACGATGGTGATCGATCCCGGCAGGAACTCGGCCGAAACGCTTGCGGTGAAGCTTGCGGACGCGGAAACCAAACTTGCCGCGAAACTCGACGACTGCGGCTGCTCAACGATCGCCGAGGCGCGCCAGAAACTGGCGGAGGTTGAACGGATCGAACGGGCGAACCAGACATGTGGGGCAATGCTGGACCAGATTGCCCCCGAGGGGCTGGACCAGCTCAGGCAGGAAATCGCGATTACCGAGGCGCGTGCGACGCTGAGCGGAACCGAACTGGAAGCACCAGAAGAGATCGAAGCCGTACTGGAAGCCGCGACGCAAGTGGAGGATGAGACGAGAAACCTGGCCACGGAAGCGCATCTCCGAGCCATTCGTGCGGGCGAGGAGCGCGCGGCGGGGCAGTCAGCCCAGCAGGCGGCCGCACGTACCCTTGAGGATTTTCAGGCCGAAGCGGGCGATGTGTCCGAACTGGGAAACCGGCTCAATGCATTGCGCGCTGCTCTTGTCTCGCAAATCGCCCATCACCGCGAGGCCGAGGCGATAGCTGCCAGACTACGGGATTGCGCCCCGGATCAGGAGACGATCGGCGCGGCTCTTGCGCGTGCGCGTTCTGTCGTGGAACAGGCGAACGCGTCCCGCGACCGGCTTCGCAACGAGCAGGCGACATTGAACGGGTCGATCGGCGCGCTGGCAGATCAGGGGATCGAAGAGGAATTGAACGAGATCCGTGGTCGCCTTGAAGCCTCGATCGTACGCGAGCAACGCTATGCGACCGAAGTTCATGCCCTTGCACGGTTGCGCACGGCACTTGAGGATGCGAGACGTAGCGCCCGCGACAGTTATTTTGCTCCTGTGATGCGCGAACTGACCCCTTTGCTTGCGCTGATTCATCCTGATGCCGAGCTGCGCATAGATGACCAGTCTCTCTTGCCCGCCGCGCTGACGCGGATGGGCCAGATCGAAACGCTGGACATCCTGTCCGGCGGAACCCGCGAGCAGATCGCAATTCTGACCCGGCTGGCCTTTGCTCGGCTGTTGTCACGGTCAGGTCAGCCGGTTCCGGTCATTCTGGACGACGCTCTGGTTCATAGCGATGACGAGCGTATCGAGGCGATGTTCACTGCCTTGCATCGCGCCGCAAGGGATCAGCAGGTACTTGTTCTGACCTGTCGGCAACGCGCGTTTGCCGCACTAGGAGGAGAGCGGGCCCATGCCGAGATCACTGCTATCTGA
- a CDS encoding cupin domain-containing protein, producing MIIVDEMDVMREEATPHGAIGISVAFRISDEVPNRTMDFRKRILRPGAAIGAHLIAHDEVYYVLEGEGEVFADGVTRTITTGQAAYLFSGQEVGIHQVGSSDLTLIISYPLPMPEPD from the coding sequence ATGATTATCGTCGATGAAATGGACGTGATGCGCGAGGAAGCGACGCCGCATGGCGCGATCGGCATTTCCGTGGCCTTTCGCATATCAGATGAAGTCCCCAACCGGACCATGGATTTCCGCAAGCGCATTCTCCGCCCGGGAGCGGCGATCGGGGCGCATCTCATTGCGCATGACGAAGTCTACTATGTGCTCGAAGGCGAAGGCGAAGTTTTTGCCGATGGGGTCACACGGACGATCACGACAGGTCAGGCGGCCTATCTCTTTTCGGGCCAAGAGGTCGGAATTCACCAGGTCGGAAGCAGCGACCTGACACTGATCATCTCCTACCCGCTGCCCATGCCAGAACCGGATTGA
- a CDS encoding 2-keto-4-pentenoate hydratase, with protein sequence MRKLLWSAALITPIWLAAPLMAQCPDDATIAMLARSILSATPSPTPAVDSMEDALCAQDKLVHILSREWGAPVGYKAGLTSKPAQDAFNATEPVRGVLYAAMMLPNGASVPSGFAALPRFEADLILVVADAAINDAKTAGDVLAHLSAIHPFIELPDLVVADPRSLTAPSITAINVGARKGVLGDALPVVHDEAFEKKLAEMQVVVTDAQGQELARAPGAAVLGNPLNSLLWLLQSGVRFKAGDLVSVGSFGPLLLPKPGLAVKVTYHGLPGDPEVSVSFD encoded by the coding sequence ATGCGAAAACTGCTTTGGAGCGCTGCTCTGATTACCCCGATATGGCTGGCGGCCCCGTTGATGGCGCAATGCCCCGATGACGCGACAATCGCGATGCTGGCCCGCAGCATCCTGTCGGCCACCCCTTCCCCGACCCCAGCTGTCGATAGCATGGAAGACGCCCTTTGCGCCCAGGACAAGCTTGTTCACATCCTTTCCAGGGAATGGGGCGCGCCTGTCGGCTACAAGGCCGGATTGACCAGCAAACCCGCGCAGGACGCCTTCAACGCTACAGAGCCGGTCCGCGGCGTGCTGTATGCCGCCATGATGCTGCCGAACGGAGCGTCCGTACCTTCAGGTTTTGCGGCCCTGCCCCGGTTCGAAGCCGACCTGATCCTTGTCGTTGCGGACGCCGCAATCAATGATGCAAAGACGGCTGGGGATGTTCTGGCTCACCTCTCGGCCATTCACCCTTTCATCGAACTGCCCGATCTGGTGGTGGCCGATCCAAGGTCGTTGACGGCCCCTTCCATCACCGCGATCAACGTAGGGGCCAGAAAAGGCGTGCTGGGGGACGCCCTGCCTGTCGTGCATGATGAAGCCTTCGAAAAGAAGCTGGCCGAGATGCAGGTTGTCGTCACGGATGCGCAAGGACAGGAACTGGCCAGAGCACCCGGCGCAGCCGTACTGGGCAATCCGTTGAATTCGCTTCTGTGGCTTCTGCAAAGCGGTGTCCGCTTCAAGGCCGGGGATCTTGTGAGCGTTGGGTCTTTCGGCCCTCTTTTGCTCCCCAAGCCGGGGCTTGCCGTGAAGGTAACTTACCATGGCTTGCCAGGCGATCCCGAGGTGAGCGTCAGCTTTGACTAG
- a CDS encoding mechanosensitive ion channel family protein, producing the protein MPEWIETLLVFLPALLLAWAGCFLLYRLAARALVHRDEFWRSLLARTRGPVQMGMMILAVSFAANATPLPAREGQLLRHALLLAFIACVTWFIKTMLEIWTTLHLRRFRIDVEDNLLARKHVTQSRILQRVGSGIIVAVGFSAALMTFDDVRQYGVSLLASAGAAGIVLGLALQPVLRNLLAGIQLAVTQPIRIDDAVIVEGEWGNVEEITSTYVVVRIWDKRRLIVPLNYFIEQPFQNWTRSDATLIGSVMIYLDYGVSVADLRAEAERIVRASPLWNRDVFALQVTDFREREVEVRILASATHAAKAFDLRCEIREKLLDYLQREQARALPRSRTDLMVGTEQSRQAIEAIA; encoded by the coding sequence ATGCCGGAGTGGATCGAAACATTGCTTGTCTTTCTTCCGGCGCTTCTGCTGGCTTGGGCAGGATGCTTCTTGCTCTATCGGCTCGCGGCGAGGGCGCTGGTGCATCGGGACGAATTCTGGCGCTCTCTGCTCGCGCGGACCCGGGGACCGGTCCAGATGGGCATGATGATCCTTGCCGTGTCGTTTGCGGCGAACGCGACACCCCTGCCTGCGCGCGAGGGACAACTGCTTCGGCATGCGTTGTTGCTTGCGTTCATCGCCTGCGTGACGTGGTTCATCAAGACGATGCTTGAGATCTGGACAACCCTGCATCTGCGCCGGTTTCGCATCGACGTCGAGGACAACCTGCTCGCGCGCAAGCACGTCACCCAAAGCCGCATCCTGCAACGTGTCGGCTCGGGCATCATCGTGGCGGTCGGGTTCAGCGCTGCGCTGATGACCTTTGACGATGTCCGGCAATATGGCGTCAGCCTTCTTGCCTCAGCGGGTGCGGCCGGTATCGTGCTGGGCCTTGCCTTGCAGCCGGTGCTCCGTAACCTTCTTGCCGGCATCCAGCTTGCCGTGACCCAACCGATCAGGATCGACGATGCGGTGATCGTCGAGGGTGAATGGGGGAATGTCGAGGAGATCACGTCCACTTATGTGGTTGTTCGCATCTGGGACAAGCGGAGGCTCATCGTGCCGCTGAACTATTTTATCGAGCAGCCCTTCCAGAACTGGACCCGAAGCGACGCGACGCTGATAGGTTCGGTCATGATCTATCTCGATTACGGCGTATCGGTTGCCGATCTGCGCGCCGAGGCCGAGCGGATCGTGCGCGCTTCGCCCCTGTGGAATCGCGACGTTTTCGCGTTGCAGGTGACGGATTTCCGCGAACGTGAGGTTGAAGTCAGGATACTCGCCAGCGCGACCCATGCTGCCAAGGCGTTCGACCTGCGCTGCGAGATCCGCGAAAAGCTTCTGGACTATCTGCAACGCGAACAGGCGCGCGCCCTTCCAAGGTCACGGACGGATCTGATGGTGGGGACCGAGCAGTCCCGGCAGGCAATCGAGGCCATCGCCTGA
- a CDS encoding ABC transporter ATP-binding protein, with product MAFIEIEQLERTIGGHKILKGIDVSLEKGGFLVLVGPSGCGKSTLLNAIAGLQPPTSGDIRIDGASVLGLHPSRRDIAMVFQSYALYPNMTVAQNIGFPLEMAGTPKPQREKDIRAVAGTLQIEHLLDRRPGQLSGGQRQRVAMARALVRNPRLFLFDEPLSNLDAKLRVEVRAEIKRLHQQTGATIIYVTHDQIEAMTLATQIVVMKEGVIQQAGTPAEIYNRPANMFVADFMGSPAMNMLPGRVGDRGRDFISDAAPEIAIPLTAPMVPGRRVIYGIRPENIGVSVETEAKFALALPVEIVEPTGSDIYIWMKLERALLAARLPATADPRPGEIAQVQMDVSRAVIFDEATKERID from the coding sequence ATGGCATTCATCGAAATTGAGCAGCTCGAGCGGACGATCGGCGGGCACAAGATCCTGAAAGGGATAGATGTCTCGCTGGAGAAAGGGGGCTTTCTGGTTCTGGTCGGCCCTTCGGGCTGTGGCAAGTCCACGCTGCTGAATGCCATTGCCGGCCTGCAGCCCCCGACCTCTGGTGACATAAGGATCGATGGAGCCAGCGTGCTTGGCCTTCATCCTTCCAGGCGCGACATTGCGATGGTCTTCCAATCCTACGCGCTTTACCCGAACATGACGGTTGCGCAGAATATCGGATTTCCGCTGGAAATGGCGGGAACGCCCAAGCCGCAGCGCGAGAAGGACATCCGTGCCGTCGCGGGCACATTGCAGATCGAACATCTGCTTGACCGCCGTCCCGGACAATTGTCAGGCGGCCAACGGCAGCGCGTCGCGATGGCTCGCGCCCTGGTCAGGAATCCGCGCCTGTTCCTGTTCGACGAACCGCTTTCGAATCTCGACGCGAAGCTGAGGGTCGAGGTGCGTGCAGAGATCAAGCGTCTGCATCAGCAGACCGGGGCCACGATCATCTATGTGACGCATGACCAGATCGAGGCGATGACCCTTGCGACCCAAATCGTGGTGATGAAGGAAGGTGTGATCCAGCAGGCCGGCACCCCTGCCGAGATTTACAATCGACCGGCGAACATGTTCGTCGCAGATTTCATGGGCTCGCCCGCGATGAACATGCTGCCCGGCCGCGTCGGTGATCGCGGAAGGGACTTCATCAGCGATGCGGCACCCGAGATTGCCATCCCTCTGACGGCCCCCATGGTCCCGGGACGGCGGGTCATCTATGGCATCAGGCCAGAAAACATCGGGGTCTCAGTGGAGACCGAGGCGAAATTTGCTCTGGCATTGCCGGTCGAGATCGTCGAGCCGACCGGCTCTGACATCTATATCTGGATGAAACTCGAAAGAGCACTTCTGGCCGCGCGACTGCCTGCGACCGCCGACCCGCGCCCAGGGGAAATCGCACAGGTGCAGATGGATGTTTCGCGCGCGGTCATCTTTGATGAAGCCACGAAAGAGAGGATCGACTAG
- a CDS encoding carbohydrate ABC transporter permease, with the protein MSTRESAIATAAGPSLMNRVVIYGLLVIFAAIYLTPLFVMLSTSFKSLDEIRGGDILALPRDPTIEPWLRAWGSACIGVTCEGIKGYFWNSFRMVVPAVLISTALGALNGYVLTKWRFPGHRVVFGLMLFACFIPFQSVLIPMARVLGQLGLSNSTAGLVLVHVVYGLGFTTLFFRNYYESFPGELVQSAQMDGAGFFTIFWRILLPSSAPIIVVCVIYQFTNIWNDFLFGVSFAAGESAPMTVALNNLVSSSTGVKEYNVDMAAAMIAGLPTLVVYIVAGRYFMRGLMAGAVKG; encoded by the coding sequence ATGAGCACGCGCGAATCGGCAATTGCCACGGCTGCCGGGCCGTCACTGATGAACCGCGTGGTGATTTACGGTCTGCTTGTGATCTTTGCCGCGATCTATCTCACACCACTATTCGTGATGCTTTCGACCTCGTTCAAATCCCTGGACGAGATCCGCGGCGGCGACATTCTTGCGCTGCCGCGTGATCCCACCATCGAACCCTGGCTTCGAGCCTGGGGCAGCGCCTGCATCGGGGTAACTTGCGAAGGTATCAAGGGCTATTTCTGGAATTCGTTTCGCATGGTGGTTCCTGCCGTGCTGATCTCGACCGCGCTCGGGGCGCTCAACGGCTACGTCCTGACCAAGTGGCGTTTTCCGGGGCACAGGGTCGTCTTTGGGCTGATGCTTTTCGCCTGCTTCATCCCTTTCCAGTCGGTGCTCATTCCGATGGCGCGGGTCCTGGGCCAGCTTGGGCTCTCCAACAGCACGGCGGGGCTGGTGCTTGTCCATGTCGTCTATGGGCTTGGGTTCACCACGCTCTTCTTTCGAAACTACTACGAATCCTTTCCCGGCGAATTGGTGCAGTCGGCACAGATGGACGGGGCGGGGTTCTTCACGATCTTCTGGCGCATCCTGCTGCCGTCATCGGCACCGATCATCGTGGTCTGCGTGATCTACCAGTTCACGAATATCTGGAATGACTTCCTGTTCGGCGTGTCCTTTGCCGCCGGGGAAAGTGCGCCAATGACAGTGGCGCTGAACAACCTCGTGTCGTCGTCGACAGGGGTCAAGGAATACAATGTGGACATGGCTGCGGCGATGATCGCGGGCCTGCCCACTCTGGTCGTCTATATCGTCGCGGGGCGGTATTTCATGCGCGGGCTCATGGCTGGCGCAGTCAAGGGATAG
- a CDS encoding carbohydrate ABC transporter permease, translating to MSISSTDTRRGLQDWLPRLVLAPSFALVLFFVYGFIVWTAVLSLSTSRILPVYKWAGFDAYERLFAQPNWYMALKNLAIFGSLYIVICIALGLFLAILLDQKIRIEGVLRPIYLYPMALSFVVTGTAWKWFLNPGMGIQNTVRGWGWESFTFDWLVRPDMAIYTVAIAGIWQASGFVMAMFLAGLRGIDSEMLKAATVDGASSFTIYRRIVIPLLRPAFLSAVIVLAHMAIKSYDLVIALTGGGPGNATELPSTFMYSYTFTRSQMAVGSASAMIMLMGIAAIMVPYLYSELREGQR from the coding sequence TTGTCCATTTCATCCACCGACACCAGGCGCGGATTGCAGGACTGGCTGCCACGGCTGGTCCTGGCCCCGTCCTTTGCGCTGGTTCTCTTCTTCGTCTATGGCTTCATTGTCTGGACTGCGGTTCTGTCGCTGTCGACCTCGCGTATTCTACCGGTCTACAAATGGGCTGGCTTCGACGCATATGAACGGCTGTTTGCCCAGCCGAACTGGTACATGGCTTTGAAGAACCTTGCGATCTTCGGCTCTCTTTACATCGTGATCTGCATCGCCCTGGGGCTGTTTCTGGCCATTCTCCTTGATCAGAAAATCCGGATCGAGGGCGTCTTGCGCCCAATCTACCTTTATCCGATGGCCCTGTCCTTCGTCGTGACCGGAACCGCCTGGAAGTGGTTCTTGAACCCGGGCATGGGCATTCAGAACACCGTTCGCGGCTGGGGTTGGGAGAGTTTCACCTTCGACTGGCTCGTGCGACCCGACATGGCGATCTACACAGTCGCGATCGCCGGCATATGGCAGGCTTCGGGCTTCGTCATGGCAATGTTCCTGGCAGGTCTGCGTGGCATCGACAGTGAGATGCTGAAGGCCGCAACCGTCGACGGTGCCTCGAGCTTCACGATCTACCGCCGCATTGTCATTCCGCTGCTGCGCCCGGCCTTCCTGTCCGCGGTGATCGTGCTGGCGCATATGGCGATCAAATCCTACGACCTTGTCATCGCGTTGACGGGTGGCGGCCCCGGCAACGCGACCGAACTGCCTTCGACTTTCATGTATTCCTATACCTTCACGCGCAGCCAGATGGCGGTGGGCTCTGCCTCGGCGATGATCATGCTGATGGGGATCGCCGCGATCATGGTCCCCTATCTCTACTCCGAATTGCGCGAGGGCCAGCGATGA
- a CDS encoding ABC transporter substrate-binding protein: MRRFLWAGTAISVMAISAAHAEESVEVLHWWTSGGEAAALGVLKDDLASKGVGWQDMPVAGGSGVQAMTALRARVTAGDPPTAVQMLGFDIRDWAEMGVLGNLDDLAAEQGWDKVIPAALQDFSKYDGHWIAAPVNVHSTNWLWINKAALDKAGGKPPENMDELFAMLDNFKEQGITPLAHGGQPWQDGTLWEAVVLSEGGMDFYKKAVIDADPEALGGETMRKVFDHMTKLRSYFDDSFSGRDWNLASAMVIEGTAGAQEMGDWAKGEFLRAGKKPGEDFVCIRFPGTQGSVLFNSDQFVMFDLGDEDKRAAQLKMASAVEDPTFQVAFNTVKGSVPARTDVPDTEFDDCGKKGMKDLAEAAQGGTLAGSLAHGHGQPSSVKEAIFDVVTQHVNGQISTDDALKRLPEAVAAAM; this comes from the coding sequence ATGCGTAGATTTCTGTGGGCCGGAACGGCCATTTCCGTCATGGCCATTTCAGCCGCACATGCCGAGGAAAGCGTCGAGGTCCTGCATTGGTGGACCTCGGGCGGCGAGGCCGCGGCACTCGGCGTGCTGAAGGACGATCTCGCCTCGAAGGGGGTGGGCTGGCAGGACATGCCGGTCGCAGGTGGCTCGGGCGTGCAGGCGATGACCGCATTGCGGGCGCGCGTTACCGCCGGAGATCCTCCGACCGCCGTTCAGATGCTTGGTTTCGATATTCGAGATTGGGCCGAGATGGGCGTCTTGGGCAACCTTGACGATCTGGCCGCCGAACAGGGCTGGGACAAGGTGATCCCCGCCGCCTTGCAGGATTTCTCGAAGTATGACGGCCATTGGATCGCCGCACCCGTGAACGTCCACTCGACGAACTGGCTTTGGATCAACAAGGCCGCGCTGGACAAGGCCGGGGGCAAGCCACCCGAGAACATGGACGAGCTTTTCGCCATGCTGGACAACTTCAAGGAACAGGGCATCACCCCGCTCGCCCATGGCGGCCAGCCCTGGCAGGACGGCACGCTGTGGGAGGCGGTCGTGCTGTCCGAGGGCGGGATGGATTTCTACAAGAAGGCCGTGATCGACGCCGACCCCGAGGCCCTGGGCGGAGAGACCATGCGCAAGGTCTTTGACCACATGACGAAGCTGCGCAGCTATTTCGATGATAGTTTCTCGGGCCGAGACTGGAACCTCGCTTCGGCAATGGTCATCGAAGGCACGGCTGGCGCGCAGGAAATGGGCGATTGGGCCAAGGGCGAGTTCCTGCGCGCGGGCAAGAAGCCGGGCGAGGATTTCGTCTGCATCCGCTTTCCGGGCACCCAAGGCAGCGTCCTGTTCAATTCGGACCAGTTCGTGATGTTCGACCTGGGCGACGAGGACAAGCGCGCGGCGCAGTTGAAGATGGCCTCGGCCGTCGAGGACCCGACCTTCCAGGTTGCCTTCAACACGGTCAAGGGCTCGGTGCCCGCCCGTACGGACGTGCCCGATACCGAATTCGATGATTGCGGCAAGAAGGGAATGAAGGATCTTGCCGAAGCGGCACAGGGTGGGACGCTTGCCGGCTCGCTGGCCCATGGCCACGGCCAGCCGTCATCCGTCAAGGAAGCGATCTTCGACGTCGTGACTCAGCATGTGAACGGGCAGATCTCGACTGATGACGCGCTCAAGCGTCTGCCCGAGGCGGTTGCCGCCGCGATGTAA
- a CDS encoding LacI family transcriptional regulator, with the protein MTRRDRPTLRTIAAQAGLAVTTVSRALADDPRIAPETRARVRQIALQQGYSPDRAAQRLRTGRTNVIAFLLNPHEEILGYGQSMIRGLTEALRSTPYHLVIMPVFPDRPVVEPVENILRNRLADGVIFSRTSPDDLRVRLLLEHGFPFVTHGRTELATPHPYVDYDNFGFAQAAAARLIELGARKPCLIPAPANMTFAQHLFMGFQRGCGAAGIEGKILSGITLDAAPQQIHARIADLIRNDCLPDGFVCPGEVSAMAVYAACSDAGRADDCRIVMKHTSGVANIIRPHFDSIFEDLAEAGETMGRFLLRAIAGEGPEKLMFLQPAELVEGASRSPG; encoded by the coding sequence ATGACACGGCGGGACAGACCGACGCTGCGCACCATCGCGGCGCAGGCGGGCTTGGCGGTCACGACCGTATCGCGCGCCTTGGCCGACGATCCCAGGATCGCGCCCGAAACACGGGCGCGTGTCCGCCAGATCGCGTTGCAACAGGGCTACTCTCCCGATCGTGCCGCACAGCGCCTGCGGACCGGCAGGACGAACGTGATCGCCTTTCTTCTGAACCCGCATGAGGAAATCCTGGGCTACGGTCAGTCGATGATCCGCGGGCTTACCGAAGCGCTGCGCAGCACCCCCTATCATCTGGTCATCATGCCGGTCTTTCCCGATCGGCCGGTGGTCGAACCGGTTGAAAACATCCTCCGGAACCGCTTGGCCGACGGGGTGATCTTTTCCCGCACAAGTCCGGACGACCTGCGCGTGCGTCTGCTGCTTGAACATGGGTTCCCTTTCGTAACCCATGGACGAACGGAACTTGCCACACCCCATCCCTATGTCGATTACGACAATTTCGGCTTTGCCCAGGCTGCCGCGGCCCGTCTCATCGAACTTGGCGCGCGCAAGCCTTGCCTGATCCCTGCGCCGGCGAACATGACCTTTGCCCAGCATCTTTTCATGGGGTTCCAGCGCGGATGTGGCGCGGCAGGCATCGAGGGGAAAATCCTGTCAGGTATCACCCTTGATGCAGCACCCCAGCAGATTCACGCTCGAATTGCCGATCTGATCCGGAACGATTGCCTTCCCGACGGTTTCGTCTGTCCGGGCGAGGTCAGTGCCATGGCGGTTTATGCCGCCTGCAGCGATGCCGGGCGTGCGGATGACTGCAGGATCGTGATGAAACACACGTCCGGGGTTGCGAATATCATCCGCCCCCATTTCGACAGCATCTTCGAGGATCTCGCCGAGGCGGGCGAAACCATGGGCCGCTTTCTTCTGCGTGCGATTGCGGGCGAAGGGCCAGAAAAGCTGATGTTCCTGCAGCCCGCTGAACTGGTGGAAGGTGCGTCCCGATCGCCAGGCTAA